The following coding sequences are from one Macaca mulatta isolate MMU2019108-1 chromosome 7, T2T-MMU8v2.0, whole genome shotgun sequence window:
- the CHRNA5 gene encoding neuronal acetylcholine receptor subunit alpha-5 isoform X3: MTTNVWLKQEWIDVKLRWNPDDYGGIKVIRVPSDSVWTPDIVLFDNADGRFEGTSTKTVVRYNGTVTWTPPANYKSSCTIDVTFFPFDLQNCSMKFGSWTYDGSQVDIILEDQDVDKRDFFDNGEWEIVSATGSKGNRTDSCCWYPYVTYSFVIKRLPLFYTLFLIIPCIGLSFLTVLVFYLPSNEGEKICLCTSVLVSLTVFLLVIEEIIPSSSKVIPLIGEYLVFTMIFVTLSIMVTVFAINIHHRSSSTHNAMAPWVRKIFLHKLPKLLCMRSHVDRYFTQKEETESGSGPESSRNTLETALDSIRYITRHIMKENDVREVVEDWKFIAQVLDRMFLWTFLFVSIVGSLGLFVPVIYKWANILIPVHIGNANK; the protein is encoded by the exons gaaTGGATAGATGTAAAATTAAGATGGAACCCTGATGACTATGGTGGAATAAAAGTTATACGTGTTCCTTCAGACTCTGTCTGGACACCAGATATCGTTTTGTTTGATAA TGCAGATGGACGTTTTGAAGGGACCAGTACGAAAACAGTCGTCAGGTACAATGGCACTGTCACCTGGACTCCACCAGCAAACTACAAAAGTTCCTGTACCATAGATGTCACGTTTTTCCCATTTGACCTGCAGAACTGTTCCATGAAATTTGGTTCTTGGACTTACGATGGATCACAGGTTGATATAATTCTAGAGGACCAAGATGTAGACAAGAGAGATTTTTTTGATAATGGAGAATGGGAAATTGTGAGTGCAACGGGGAGCAAAGGAAACAGAACCGACAGCTGTTGCTGGTATCCATATGTCACTTACTCATTTGTAATCAAGCGCCTGCCTCTCTTTTATACCTTGTTCCTTATAATACCCTGTATTGGGCTATCATTTTTAACTGTACTTGTCTTCTATCTTCCTTCAAATGAAGGTGAAAAGATTTGTCTCTGCACTTCAGTACTTGTGTCTTTGACTGTCTTCCTTCTGGTTATTGAAGAGATCATACCCTCGTCTTCAAAAGTCATACCTCTGATTGGAGAGTATCTGGTATTTACTATGATTTTTGTGACACTGTCAATTATGGTAACCGTCTTCGCTATCAACATTCATCATCGTTCTTCCTCAACACATAATGCCATGGCGCCTTGGGTCCGCAAGATATTTCTTCACAAGCTTCCCAAACTGCTTTGCATGAGAAGTCATGTAGATAGGTACTTCACTcagaaggaggaaactgagagtGGTAGTGGACCAGAATCTTCTAGAAACACATTGGAAACTGCGCTCGATTCTATTCGCTACATTACAAGACACATCATGAAGGAAAATGATGTCCGTGAG GTTGTTGAAGATTGGAAATTCATAGCCCAGGTTCTTGATCGGATGTTTCTGTGGACTTTTCTTTTCGTTTCAATTGTTGGATCTCTTGGGCTTTTTGTTCCTGTTATTTATAAATGGGCAAATATATTGATACCAGTTCATATTGGGAATGCAAATAAGTGA